The DNA region GCCGATATTCCAATTGACGACGAGAGCTCCGGCATAGTCACATCTTTCTCTAAATACTCCACAACTTGTCTCATAGTTGGCCTAGCCAAAGGGTTCGTATTGGAACAAAGCAAACCAACTTTCATCACCAATTTCACCTCCTCACAGTCAAATACACCACCTAAATTTGGATCAACCGCATTAAAAATCAAACCTTTTTTCCAAAAACAAAATACCCATTCCACTAAACGAAACTTGTCTTCTTTAAATCCAACAGGTCTCCTACCACATGCAACTTCAAGCAAAAATGCCCCGAAAGCATAAACATCAGTAGCTTCGGTTACCTTTCCGGTCCACATTTGTTCCGGGGCAAGATAACCTAATGTACCAACAACATGGGTGGTATGAGGAACATCCCCGTGGTTATATAATCGGGCCAACCCGAAATCACCCAATTTCCCATTTAGTTCTTTGTCTAACAAGACATTTCCAGACTTAACATCTCTATGGATAACAATTTGTTCCCAACCTTCGTGTAAATAGAAAAGGCCCGAGGCTACTCCCTTAATGACTAAGAAACGTTGGCTCCAACTTAGAGTGAATCCTAACTTGTTATAAAGCAACTTGTCTAGGCTTCCTCCCGGCATATACTCATAGACTAACAATAGCTCCTTTTTTCGTCGACAATAGCCGATGAGTTGAACCAAGTTACGGTGTCGAAGCTGACCCATGCTGACAATTTCCGCCACAAATTCCCTCATACCTTGTCTTGATTGATGCGACACTCTCTTCACGGCAACCTCTGTTTTTGAGCTCGCTAGAAATCCTCTATAAACTTGGCCAAATCCACCTTTAGTTTGTGTAAAAAAAGCATTAGAAAAACAAACATATGGCTAAGAGTTTAATTAATACTAGGAAAATGTGAAGGACTAAAAGACAATTAGTTCTacactttaataatttatccgACAAATGTGAAATCAATAGTGAgtaaaaaatcatttagaatattgaaaaaaagtCTAAACATTACATTACCatgatttttactttttatttgagCAAGATTCCAACACGTCATCTCTTCTATTTTCAAAACCATGAACTGATAGAtgaacctatatatatattttttaaatattgaaataattcagACATAAAGTACAGAGTacatttatattcataaatagctttttcaatttgttaataataaactCAAAATTTATAAGGCAACCCAAttcataattgatttttaatttttttttaactgaatttaataattttttatatgtcaacattattattaataaagttgACATGATGGTcacttatattaaatacaaacaaTAGACCGAGCTTTGAATATGTAAACTAAttcaactttattattattattattattattattattattattattattattatttctagcTAGGTccaaatttaagtatttaatttaagttttcaatttagtattttttttaaaagtaaaatagaaatcatgttaaaaTTTTGGAAATCAAGTAATTTGAATATGTTGTTAACATTTCCGGTTCAGAATGGGTTATCCAAATAACcatattatttagaaaataatcacattataattttgaggagatgacgattttttaggtaaaaaaaaaCTTGGGTCTTGTTTGGATaagagtttttgaaaaaaattggtGATTTTGAGAAGTTGAGAtatttgggtaaaaagacaaagtgttaatatataatgataaaataaaaaacaataatttaaaataaaaagtattttagtattttggttaaaaaattgaatgatataatataaaataagagagtgaaaaaatattcaaataactcaaaacgAACAAAAAccttattaattattgatgtataatgataaaataaaatatgataatttaaaataaataatattttaagtgaaaTGATAGAATTAAAAGAAGTTAATATAATGTATTGGGttatacttatttaaataactcattccAAACCAGGCCTAATTGCAtataatttaacccaaaataaaactaagtcTAGATTAACACATTTGACATTTCAATATATAGTTCATCTATTTTGATCCTTATCTAATATAGCATTGATTATATGATCTACCAATATTTAATATTGACGTGACTTGATCATAActgaaatattgatttttttgccAATTTAAATTTTGACCTAGTTAAGATACGTACAACAATTTTCTTAGTTCTTATAAATATCTCCAAAACTTGAGCCTAAAATTGGAGAACTtgaataacattaattatattttatatttattaaatggctaataataatttttgattattgagttgtttattaataatgaaatgttaaatttaaaatcacttaaaatgaaattagtttttcttttttaaattaaattttaaaaatagcaATGATCtcatactatttttaataaaaatgaaacataatatttagattatttttgtttattataatacaaaattattatatgtttttagaagaagagattgataCTAAGAGGATACATATAATCTCTTTTCTTAGTAGAGTGgctgaaaattaaattaataaactaagAGTTTAAttggaattttaataaaataagactTTAATCCAAATTGTTTGATAATTGagctaattaataaataaataaaagtgtatCCATAATTAGTTTacctaatcaaacaaaaacatcCTAGGTTAGAttgtattaatgttttttataatttttttatttattttagaaaatactACCATTGTCTTAAGAGTTATATTCTAAACCTTAACTTAATCtgtttttaaagtaaaaattgaatataagacaaataattttgtttataagaAACCTATTAAAATAGTTCATGTTACTATATGTAACATATTTGCTACtctaaaatgtgttaaaataaaattgaaagaataagctatcttcatttttttaaataaaaatgacgactaattactaaaataagaatttattaaTACCTGTACCCAACAATTCATCGTCACTAAATCCATTTGTGGCGAAGTATAGATCTTTATATTTGAATCTATGAGGGCCATAATCAAGCTCCCAATCCTCAATTTCTTCAGcaaatttcttctttcttctaaCATAGTAAACCCCAGCTCCAATGACCATTACTAGAACAAAACTGATAATCAAAGGCAACCCAATTGTTAAAAACTTAGACACTTTTTTGGGTCCAATCCTCGGTAACTTTGGAAGCATAGAACTTTTAAGCTCTAAAGCTTTCCCATTGATTTTAAAACTCCACCCAAGTAAATAATGAGATGTAAAAACAGAACCGGTTGATGATGCAAACCCAACATACATTTCAGGATTGATGTACTCAGACAGGTCTCGATCTAAAGATAGAAGTGGTCGAGatggtttcttcattttaaTTGAAGCAATTGTAACAGTCATTTGTTTCATCCCACCATCATATTCAATCCAAACCCGTATAGGTTTTCCACTAATCAAATTCAAGTTTTGAAATCTACGTTTCTTGTTTGAATAATACCCGGCTGATCTCGACAAAACAGAATCGAGTCGGTTGATATCTATTCCAACATGATTATCATTAATGTCGTGAAATTCAGGACTCTGCATCGTGTCTAATTCGACAGCTATAATATGGTTTGTGATGTTACCGTTGTTATTCGATTTATTGAACAAACCCATGTGTTGGTTTGGCAGGGCACCTGGTAGACCGGGTTGAGGAGCAATTACGAATGAGATTCCATGGCCACCTAAAGTCGAGAACTCGGGTATGATCCCAAAAACAAAGGAGGTTGAGAAGGAGGTCATGGATGAGAAATTTGTTGATGAGTTCTTGAAAATGATTTTGGTTGGGTAAAACGCAAACCCTGTTTTCTGTCTTGTGCCATTGGTTAGGGCTAGAAGACCGTTGGGTCTGATCACGGCTACACCGGAGAGGGTCAGGTTCGAGGTTCGGAAGCCATGGAAGGTGAAATCGGTGTTGGCATTGGTTGTTGTGTGGCATACaactagaagaagaagaagtgttagtgacattattttttgtttcatcTATTGCAAATGGTCtatagagaaataaataatgtaattacCTCAAGTGGGGGGATTTAATGCTAtatgtaatattaattatattaatataataatgtcaTGTCGACCTATACGCTTGAAAATTTTGGTGAAgtgatttttataattatatatattaaagaagaTATTTTGTAAAGAACTcaaagattattcaaataaatcaacatCATATATAGTTAGGTTCCTCTctaataaatactcatatttGCAAGtcatattcattttataatattttaatctttctgttttagttatttgtaaatttaaaaaaaagtatcaaCCACAAATATAGTTGTAACTAAGGACGTACATTTAGGGTGAACATTCATATCAATATAAACTTCTTAATTGTTATATTGACTTAATCCGAACTGAAAAATATTTGATCGGTAAGATATAAAGTTGACCATAGTGTTAtgataaaaattgatatattatgattgaatataagatatattcaaataattgaattagTCTGATCCcttcttttaattaaagttatgatgtatacaaatttataaaaataaaatgacccACACAAAATGGTCTCAATGTGCAGTGCTAATTTAGCACTAGTTtttgacaataaaataaaataaataaattatgttcactcaataaatttgtttatttatttgaagttaGACAGTTGGTAAGGTTTTAAATGTAAATGGATGATCTTTACCCATAGAACTCTTATCATTTGAGTTAGGTAGGTTTAGAATTGAATAGTTATATAATGTGGCTAGAGCCTTCAatagttttgtttatttatttgaatttaagaagttaattaAGTATAACATCATCTCaattttaaacgttttaaacgAGAATTGAACACGTAAAATTTGATCTTTTAAAGAACTGTTCTcattatttgagttattttagtaaattatcAATTGAATAGTATTATAGTTATAAAATGTGTTTGCTTCATACTCATTTATCTACCATTATAACTTCTATTTGTACAGCcttaaattcttttaaaaaaatggcaAAAAAATGATGTCTTTAAAAAAGGTTTAGCTAAAGTTTtagaacaaatataaaaaatatatacctaattaaaaatattcaaaacattgtTCATCTAAATCAACCCCAAATATATTGtacaaaatataattctttagtaaattaaaaaagaaaaatggcTCAAACCCAGCTTCGGAATTGGTCAAaacaaatatgattaatattacATGAAAACAGACATaggaaaactaattaattaagagcTTCCATAggttattaattacaaaattttctaagtattcATTCAGATATAACCATTAATGTCTATGTAAATACTTTATTAAAGTATTAAACTACATTATGAAACCACATAGAAACATAAGTAATACTGATCATCTACTTCCAAAGAGAAGCGAATCAGCCATAGATGATGCATGATTGGATGCTTCTTCATCATTTGAAGATGTAAACAACATGGCAAAATCATTGATTCCGTTTCCTTCCCTTTGAGGAAACGACAACCCCGTCGATATCCCAATCGACGTGAGCTCGGGAAGTGGGACATCCCTCGACAAATAGTCCACCACTTGCTTCATAGTAGGCCTATCGGTTGGTTCAGCATTCGAGCAAAGCAAACCAAGTTTCATCACCAATTCCAACTCTTCAATATCAAATATACCACCTAAATTTGGATCAACCGCATTAATAATCAAACCTTTTGTCCAAAGAGAGAACACCCATTTTACCAAAACAAATTGCTCTTCTTTTATTTCAACCGGTCTCCTTCCACACGCAACTTCGAGCAAAAATGCCCCGAAAGCGTAGACATCGGTAGCTTCAGACACCTTTCCGGTCCACATCTGTTCCGGGGCAAGATAACCTAATGTACCAACAACATGGGTCGATTGAGGAACATCTCCATGCTCATATAACCGAGCCAACCCGAAATCACCCAATTTTCCATTTAATTCATTGTCCAACAAAACATTAGCGGCTTTAATATCTCTATGTATAACAACTTTTTCCCAACCCTCGTGCAAATAGAAAAGACCCGAGGCTACTCCCTTAATGATCAACAAACGTTGCCTCCAACTTAGAGTTGAACCGGACTCATTAAAAAGCAATTTGTCTAGGCTTCCTCCGGACATATACTCATAAACCAATAATAGCTCATGTTTGCGTCTACAATATCCGATGAGTTGGACCAAGTTACGGTGGCGAAGCTGACCCATGCTAACAATTTCCGCGACAAATTCCCTCATCCCTTGCTTTGATTGATGCGACACTCTCTTAACCGCAACCTCGGTTCTTGAGCTGGCTATAACTCCTTTGTAAACCTCGCCAAATCCACCTTCACAATATATGtgtaaacatttattttataaagataaacatGTGTGTTGagtttaataataacatataaaataagACAATAGAcaatgtttcttttttttatatatcttataaaGATAAACATGTGTGCTaagtttaataataacatataaaataagACAATAGAcaatgtttcttttttttatatatccaATTAATAAAACCTGAATTTATTGACacctaaaattaattaattatcaaagaGTTAACTTTACAATAATATTCTCAGTAGGCATAACAACatctacttttttttattatttttttctctaatcaatttttttctttgcaAGAGACCccaattttgagatttttttaagatatatttatcTCTGAAGACTTTTTCATTTTAAGATTTGATATTTGAAACTTAGATGTTTCAATTTCCTAAGTTTGAAAAGTTCTAATAACACAAAATTACCATTCTTTATcatcaaatcaatcaatcaataaatatattaaaatacttatttttcattgatttttatataattttattttattaaaatttatgggtattttagtaaattaactttaaatcttttaaaaaaatgaattcaacCTAAAAAGTTGATTGAATTGTACAATATGACATAAGAGTTCATACCTTTACCCAATACTTCATTGTTGCTAAATCCTTTTGTGGCAAAGTATAAATCTTTGTATTTGAATCTATGAGGTCCATATTCGAGTTCCCAATCCTCAAATTCTTCAGCAAACATCTTTCGTCGAACATAATAAACTAGAACTATTATAACCACTAACACAACAAAAACGATAACCAAAGGCAACCCAATTGTTAAAAACTTGGACGATTTTCCCTTTTCAATCCTAGGTAGCTCTGGAAGATTGGAATTTATAAGTTCTTGAGCTTGACCATTAACTTTGAAGCTCCAACCTAATAAATAATGAGATGTAAACATCGAACCGGTTGATGATGCAAACCCGACATACATATTAGGATTAACAAACTCAGACAGGTCTTGAACTAGAGACAGCAGCGGTCTAGACGGTTTCTTCATTTCGATTGGAGCCATTGTAACTGTCATTCGTTTTATCCCACCATCATAATCAATCCAAACCCGCATGGGTTCTCCGCTAATCAATTGCAGGCTACTAAAGTTGGTTCCAGAGTAATACCCGGCTGGTTCAGACACAACTGAAATCAAGCTGTTGATATTAATCCCAACGTGATTATTGTTGATTTCTTGCCATTCAAGGCTCTGGTTCTCGTCAAATTCGACAGCTATAATCCGGTTTGCTATATTCCCGTTGTTATTCGAATCGTTGAACACACCCATGTGGTTATTTGGCAAAGCACCTGGTAGATTGGGTTGAGGAGCGATTACGAATGAGATTCCATGTCCACCCAAATTTGAGAATTCGGGTATGACCCCGAAAACAAAGGAAGTGGAGAAGGAGATCATGGATGAACCATTTGTTGATGAGTTCTTGAAGATGATTGGGGTTGGGTAAAAAGCAGAGCCTGTTATCTGTCTTGTGTTGTTGGTTAGGGCTAATAGACCGTTGGGTCTGATCTCGGTTACACCGTCTAGGGTTAGGTTTGATGTTTGGAAGCCATTGAAGGTGAATTCGGTGATGGGTTGTGCGTGGGTGGTTGATGGGTTGAATAAAATTACAGAGactaattgaagaagaagaagaagagtcaTGTCGGAGCAAATGGTCTAtggagaaataatatttaagctTAGGGTTTCGGGGCTTTTATATCCTTATAGGAAATAGTAATATGGATTATTTCAGCGATGGTTTAactaaccattttttaaattcactagtaaatatatttggtttgtttattcataaatttaacaataaaatgtctaaaattatgagattgaaaagaaaatctttaaaatcttaattgacttctaataaaaaaaaaaaaaatctcaatttgacaatgtaatcattatatatttttaatgtcaaatatataataaattaatgatatttaaaattattaagataaaatttcattttttattaatataaaataaaatatttcaaattttaaggTTAAAAAGagtgatattaaaattttactgaACTCAATAAGATGACTCAGTTTGACCATTCCTATTAAATGTTATAAGGAATTAtgcataaaaacaaaattaagtgTTATTGTTAAAAATCAAGTACATAATATAGCAGACTTCTTTATTCAGTTATacattataaagaaattattagaACTTGTCTgagagaatttatttaaataaatttatatttatttaaaaagtattgattagtgtcaattttgaaagtgtatttatttatttattattattagttttttataaaaagatttaatgtattaatatattttaaaaaatggtctatttaaattaaaattaataaaaatcattttaagagaattaatatataataataaactattttaaaaaaattataaggtattttaataatttaattaataattatataatatttgattaagactgaattaaatatatatatatatatatatatatatatatatatatatatatatatatatatatatatatatatatatatcctaaaCATAAGCTTGAAAAACATTTTGACTTggtaataaaaacatataatataaacataCCTACTCACGCTGCATTTAATAATGCATTAAATTTCCGAGGATCAGTTATTCTCtagaagaaaaaacaataaaataaacataacaaaaatattaattttttttattgaagggAGTGAAACACACCAAATCTTCCAACAccgataaaaaaaatagaaaacaagtatttaaattttagtatttgatatataaattattttatagaatgtGAAATTAATATAGAAAAGCACTTACACATTATTTACCATTATAATATagcaatttaattattatatatgattaaaattatcttttaaacgTTTTTATCTTCTATCTGACAATTTTTGTAGACTTTCAAACCAAACTTATTTGATTGATAGTTTGACTAAGGATAAGCTCAATAAATAGTTAGTATTTGAAGACATGTAACAatgaattattcaaaaataattgtgatgaTGAAtcagataaatattttattatgggGGTAATCAGTGGCGGACctagaaatattttctcgggggggccaaatacctaataacgtagcattttttggctatcaaataaatgcattttttaattaaaattttactcgataattacataaaaatactaataagcacaattactaaattattcttgtccatgagtcggtacaaaagaagacaaatatctTCGTTACGTTGACTAtattaatcaatcaattcaagaaaatttcctttattt from Impatiens glandulifera chromosome 5, dImpGla2.1, whole genome shotgun sequence includes:
- the LOC124938922 gene encoding L-type lectin-domain containing receptor kinase IV.1-like, with product MTLLLLLQLVSVILFNPSTTHAQPITEFTFNGFQTSNLTLDGVTEIRPNGLLALTNNTRQITGSAFYPTPIIFKNSSTNGSSMISFSTSFVFGVIPEFSNLGGHGISFVIAPQPNLPGALPNNHMGVFNDSNNNGNIANRIIAVEFDENQSLEWQEINNNHVGININSLISVVSEPAGYYSGTNFSSLQLISGEPMRVWIDYDGGIKRMTVTMAPIEMKKPSRPLLSLVQDLSEFVNPNMYVGFASSTGSMFTSHYLLGWSFKVNGQAQELINSNLPELPRIEKGKSSKFLTIGLPLVIVFVVLVVIIVLVYYVRRKMFAEEFEDWELEYGPHRFKYKDLYFATKGFSNNEVLGKGGFGEVYKGVIASSRTEVAVKRVSHQSKQGMREFVAEIVSMGQLRHRNLVQLIGYCRRKHELLLVYEYMSGGSLDKLLFNESGSTLSWRQRLLIIKGVASGLFYLHEGWEKVVIHRDIKAANVLLDNELNGKLGDFGLARLYEHGDVPQSTHVVGTLGYLAPEQMWTGKVSEATDVYAFGAFLLEVACGRRPVEIKEEQFVLVKWVFSLWTKGLIINAVDPNLGGIFDIEELELVMKLGLLCSNAEPTDRPTMKQVVDYLSRDVPLPELTSIGISTGLSFPQREGNGINDFAMLFTSSNDEEASNHASSMADSLLFGSR
- the LOC124938776 gene encoding L-type lectin-domain containing receptor kinase IV.1-like, with the translated sequence MKQKIMSLTLLLLLVVCHTTTNANTDFTFHGFRTSNLTLSGVAVIRPNGLLALTNGTRQKTGFAFYPTKIIFKNSSTNFSSMTSFSTSFVFGIIPEFSTLGGHGISFVIAPQPGLPGALPNQHMGLFNKSNNNGNITNHIIAVELDTMQSPEFHDINDNHVGIDINRLDSVLSRSAGYYSNKKRRFQNLNLISGKPIRVWIEYDGGMKQMTVTIASIKMKKPSRPLLSLDRDLSEYINPEMYVGFASSTGSVFTSHYLLGWSFKINGKALELKSSMLPKLPRIGPKKVSKFLTIGLPLIISFVLVMVIGAGVYYVRRKKKFAEEIEDWELDYGPHRFKYKDLYFATNGFSDDELLGTGGFGQVYRGFLASSKTEVAVKRVSHQSRQGMREFVAEIVSMGQLRHRNLVQLIGYCRRKKELLLVYEYMPGGSLDKLLYNKLGFTLSWSQRFLVIKGVASGLFYLHEGWEQIVIHRDVKSGNVLLDKELNGKLGDFGLARLYNHGDVPHTTHVVGTLGYLAPEQMWTGKVTEATDVYAFGAFLLEVACGRRPVGFKEDKFRLVEWVFCFWKKGLIFNAVDPNLGGVFDCEEVKLVMKVGLLCSNTNPLARPTMRQVVEYLEKDVTMPELSSSIGISASGHSFGHREGLNDLDMYPSSMDDEPFTHESSMADSLLFGSR